In Streptomyces capitiformicae, one genomic interval encodes:
- a CDS encoding HAD family hydrolase: MVDNLDDTGEIDDDTGEIDDDTGEIDEAWDMLASARGVLFDFDGPICRLFPDGSSRGVADGLRELVAEHDLSDVLTEQARTDKDPHVVLRTVHGAREGRDLKELVERLETQTTVGELAAAEKASYTRKSHTPDADRLIRLLAGMGARLAVVTNNAESAADCYLRARGLREHFAYIHGRTTNPDLMKPHPDVVLRALRSLTLPAREAVMIGDTPTDVEAAAMAGVRFIGYGRNAEKRTRLRRAGAKVVLGSYAPLLGRAREGGADESRACFVGEGASRGAVG, from the coding sequence ATGGTTGACAACCTCGATGACACCGGCGAGATCGACGATGACACCGGCGAGATCGACGATGACACCGGCGAGATCGACGAAGCGTGGGACATGCTCGCGTCCGCGCGCGGTGTCCTGTTCGACTTCGACGGGCCGATCTGCCGACTGTTTCCCGACGGGTCGTCGCGGGGCGTGGCCGACGGACTCCGCGAGCTCGTGGCCGAGCACGACCTGTCGGACGTACTGACGGAACAGGCGCGGACGGACAAGGACCCGCATGTGGTGCTGCGGACCGTGCACGGGGCACGAGAGGGCAGAGATCTCAAGGAACTGGTCGAGCGGCTCGAGACGCAGACGACCGTCGGCGAGCTCGCCGCGGCCGAGAAGGCGTCGTACACACGCAAGTCGCACACGCCCGACGCGGATCGCCTCATCCGGCTCCTGGCCGGCATGGGGGCACGCCTTGCCGTCGTCACCAACAACGCGGAGTCCGCGGCTGATTGCTACCTTCGGGCCAGGGGCTTGCGCGAGCACTTCGCGTACATCCACGGCCGGACCACCAATCCCGACCTCATGAAGCCACATCCCGACGTCGTCCTGCGGGCTCTGCGCAGCCTCACGCTTCCCGCGCGGGAAGCCGTCATGATCGGGGACACGCCGACGGACGTGGAGGCCGCAGCCATGGCAGGTGTTCGGTTCATCGGATACGGGCGCAATGCCGAGAAGCGGACGCGATTGCGTCGTGCGGGGGCGAAGGTCGTGCTCGGGTCGTACGCTCCGTTGCTCGGTCGGGCGCGGGAGGGGGGCGCGGATGAGTCCAGAGCCTGCTTCGTCGGCGAGGGCGCGAGCCGCGGAGCTGTCGGCTGA
- a CDS encoding GntR family transcriptional regulator, which yields MEERLRELLAVRQPGDILPPQRELVLMFDVSRYTVQKVLQKLTDEGWIESRQGSGIRVLRVPSAPGPQPLPGQRGSVMPGPVFARAFDRPEVFLDVYSLTSESLYGYVRMQADRIVAGEIDTERVIVRMLLPWEEQPLEYPRAVDPGDLCVWERWRATARQQQAQMHSLLEQLSEHIEVSLQIRRTPMTPEFKLYVLNKSEMLWGPYKIIEREIPFDDGTKVLSKDVLGLGSRLFHEVREEGDDSHNSSFFKSMQDRFESHWGHLGVPSMTS from the coding sequence GTGGAGGAGCGGCTGCGTGAGCTCCTGGCGGTGCGTCAGCCGGGTGACATCCTTCCGCCGCAGCGGGAGCTCGTCCTCATGTTCGATGTCTCTCGCTACACGGTGCAGAAAGTCCTGCAGAAACTCACCGATGAGGGCTGGATCGAGTCCCGCCAGGGCAGCGGCATAAGGGTGCTGAGGGTGCCGAGCGCGCCGGGTCCGCAGCCGCTCCCGGGGCAGCGTGGGTCGGTCATGCCCGGCCCGGTGTTCGCTAGGGCGTTCGATCGGCCCGAGGTGTTCCTCGACGTCTACTCGCTCACCTCCGAGTCGTTGTACGGCTATGTCCGGATGCAGGCCGATCGCATCGTGGCCGGGGAGATCGACACGGAGCGAGTGATCGTGCGCATGCTGCTGCCGTGGGAGGAGCAGCCTCTTGAATATCCCCGGGCCGTGGACCCCGGGGACCTCTGTGTCTGGGAACGCTGGCGCGCGACGGCTCGGCAGCAACAGGCGCAGATGCACTCTCTGTTGGAGCAGCTGTCCGAGCACATCGAGGTCTCGTTGCAGATCCGTAGGACCCCGATGACACCGGAGTTCAAGCTGTACGTGCTCAACAAATCCGAGATGCTCTGGGGCCCGTACAAGATCATCGAGCGGGAAATCCCGTTCGATGACGGCACGAAGGTTCTGTCGAAGGATGTCCTGGGCCTGGGTTCGCGCCTCTTCCATGAGGTGCGGGAGGAAGGTGATGACTCCCACAACTCCTCGTTCTTCAAGAGCATGCAGGATCGATTTGAGTCACACTGGGGCCATTTGGGTGTACCCAGTATGACGAGCTGA
- a CDS encoding HAD family hydrolase → MTADTETLRSLITPVRYVLWDLDGPICRLFAGHPAHEVARNLVKLIDGRGLGGLLTAEERGTTDFQEVLIGLGSRVPMSDLIADLEKWLTEQELMAVAKAYPTPYADPLIRTWSGRARFAITTNNSALAASRYLKTRGLIDCFPYIYGRTQNLDRVKPDPYILRQALNAMGADPKLSLMIGDAPTDFEAARKAGVPFLGYARNERKRASLLEAGVELQHIVNSLESVLTLLRDQH, encoded by the coding sequence GTGACAGCAGACACAGAGACCCTGCGAAGCCTGATCACCCCCGTCCGCTACGTGCTTTGGGATCTGGACGGGCCGATATGTCGGTTGTTCGCCGGGCATCCCGCGCATGAGGTGGCGAGGAACCTGGTGAAACTGATAGATGGGCGAGGGCTCGGTGGGCTGCTGACGGCCGAGGAACGCGGTACGACGGACTTCCAGGAAGTGCTGATCGGCCTCGGCAGCCGAGTCCCCATGAGCGACCTGATCGCCGACCTGGAGAAGTGGCTCACCGAGCAGGAGCTCATGGCCGTTGCCAAGGCGTATCCGACCCCGTACGCCGACCCGCTCATCAGGACCTGGTCGGGGCGGGCCCGCTTCGCCATCACGACCAACAACTCGGCGCTTGCCGCTTCCCGTTACCTCAAGACCCGAGGCCTCATCGACTGCTTCCCTTACATCTACGGTCGCACGCAGAACCTCGACCGCGTGAAGCCGGACCCCTACATCCTGCGCCAAGCACTGAACGCGATGGGCGCAGATCCCAAGCTCTCGCTGATGATCGGTGACGCCCCGACGGACTTCGAGGCGGCCCGGAAAGCAGGCGTCCCCTTCCTGGGCTACGCGCGCAACGAAAGGAAGCGTGCCTCACTGCTGGAAGCGGGCGTGGAGCTCCAACACATCGTGAACTCGTTGGAATCTGTGTTGACACTCCTCCGGGACCAGCACTGA
- a CDS encoding aminoglycoside phosphotransferase family protein: protein MPHHPPHRAHQALVRPFAALRRLSLGGEVVTGHHNNNRIGTLGQPLAFLLGAESGHVLAKFRMPFDAIEVVPRIWPRESEVVRAVREKLSEVPDCLADFGTWSVHSYVPGRALSDVVPEGRIGGSRLAALARAFAALPDVPLSSLPKLPPHWPEDGDSLGFLGWLARFTEERVHQVNRARFGELFHAVGIPHNAMERFLSFVPGLTGRPFSLLHTDVHRANVVASWGPDGERLFLIDWELAMYGDPLHDLATHLVRMGYDKTEHELMVDMWVAEMRRAGHAAATADMGRDLPHYLGFEYAQSVYPDVIRAAVGLPARPTGRDFNQAADRVCRAMSRAREPLNLVDRPPLDRPTAEEALRQWHRKDRAAAAEAAESATEGPGESDSPETAGRAECLERHG from the coding sequence ATGCCGCACCACCCGCCCCACCGAGCGCACCAGGCACTGGTACGCCCCTTCGCGGCGCTGCGGCGTCTCAGCCTCGGCGGCGAGGTGGTGACGGGCCATCACAACAACAACCGCATCGGCACCCTGGGGCAGCCGCTGGCCTTCCTGCTGGGCGCGGAATCCGGCCACGTTCTCGCCAAGTTCCGTATGCCCTTCGACGCGATCGAGGTGGTGCCGCGGATCTGGCCGCGCGAGTCCGAGGTCGTGCGAGCCGTGAGGGAGAAACTGAGTGAAGTCCCCGACTGTCTGGCGGACTTCGGGACATGGTCGGTGCACTCCTATGTGCCGGGCCGGGCACTGTCCGACGTGGTTCCCGAGGGGCGGATCGGCGGGAGCCGGCTGGCGGCTCTGGCGAGGGCATTCGCGGCCCTGCCCGACGTACCGCTGAGCAGTCTGCCGAAGCTACCGCCCCATTGGCCGGAGGACGGTGACAGCCTGGGCTTCCTTGGCTGGCTGGCCCGCTTCACGGAGGAACGGGTGCACCAGGTCAACCGGGCACGCTTCGGAGAGCTGTTCCACGCGGTCGGCATCCCGCACAACGCCATGGAACGGTTCCTGTCGTTCGTGCCGGGGCTGACCGGACGACCGTTCTCGCTTCTGCACACCGACGTTCATCGGGCCAACGTGGTGGCGTCCTGGGGGCCCGACGGTGAGCGGTTGTTCCTCATCGACTGGGAACTCGCCATGTACGGGGACCCGTTGCACGACTTGGCGACCCACCTGGTCCGGATGGGCTACGACAAGACGGAACACGAACTGATGGTCGATATGTGGGTCGCCGAGATGCGTCGCGCCGGCCATGCGGCGGCGACCGCTGACATGGGCCGTGACCTGCCTCATTACCTCGGCTTCGAATACGCCCAGTCGGTGTATCCCGACGTGATTCGTGCGGCCGTGGGGCTGCCTGCCCGCCCCACGGGGAGGGACTTCAACCAGGCCGCCGATCGTGTGTGCCGGGCGATGTCACGGGCCAGGGAGCCGCTGAACCTGGTGGACCGTCCGCCGTTGGACCGGCCCACGGCCGAAGAGGCGCTGCGGCAGTGGCACAGGAAGGACCGCGCGGCGGCGGCCGAAGCCGCGGAAAGCGCGACGGAAGGCCCGGGGGAATCGGACAGCCCGGAGACGGCCGGGCGGGCGGAGTGTCTGGAGCGGCATGGTTGA
- a CDS encoding winged helix-turn-helix domain-containing protein: MNDGKRLSSTAIADQLRERIQSGRLRPGQRLPTQVQLADEFGVQRGAVRQALRILQSEHLLTNVSKGSPPRVAAPIPAPEEPRPALVGLAPRLEEAFSEPDVRIDASCLTAETLMRSMHAPLNLIERKKVSPKSVKVRIVLPPRDLRRHYPAPDGGWGHDDDVDRAVHQRSVDQHKRQVAWFDGHFHMLRTAYRIDANVEFRVGDGTPFHKLYLLNDTEVLFGHYVIGTKEGEVEVDGVSRDLRDAWGTESRLFSFRRQYGARDELFVEDTKTWFNALWETLSPDVKDS, encoded by the coding sequence TTGAACGACGGCAAGAGGCTCTCGTCCACGGCGATAGCCGATCAGCTGCGCGAGCGCATCCAGTCCGGCCGGCTGCGACCAGGGCAACGCTTGCCCACCCAGGTCCAGTTGGCGGACGAGTTCGGGGTGCAGCGCGGGGCCGTACGACAGGCGCTGCGCATCCTGCAGTCGGAGCACCTGCTCACCAACGTTTCCAAGGGAAGCCCGCCTCGGGTGGCGGCACCGATACCGGCACCGGAGGAGCCGCGTCCCGCGCTGGTCGGACTGGCGCCGCGTCTGGAGGAGGCGTTCTCGGAGCCGGACGTGCGGATCGACGCCTCCTGCCTGACGGCCGAGACGCTGATGAGATCGATGCACGCCCCCTTGAACCTGATCGAGCGCAAGAAGGTGTCCCCGAAGTCGGTCAAGGTCCGCATCGTGCTGCCGCCGAGGGACCTGCGGCGGCACTATCCCGCGCCCGACGGGGGCTGGGGCCATGACGACGACGTGGACAGGGCCGTACACCAACGTTCCGTGGATCAGCACAAAAGGCAGGTCGCGTGGTTCGACGGACACTTCCACATGCTGCGCACCGCCTACCGGATCGACGCCAACGTGGAGTTCCGGGTGGGCGACGGCACGCCGTTCCACAAGCTCTACCTGCTCAATGACACCGAGGTCCTCTTCGGGCACTACGTCATCGGGACGAAGGAGGGGGAGGTGGAGGTCGACGGCGTCAGCCGGGACCTGCGGGACGCCTGGGGAACGGAGTCCCGGTTGTTCTCTTTCCGCCGCCAGTACGGTGCGCGGGACGAGCTGTTCGTCGAGGACACGAAGACGTGGTTCAACGCACTGTGGGAGACGCTGAGCCCCGATGTGAAGGACTCCTGA